Proteins co-encoded in one Kutzneria chonburiensis genomic window:
- a CDS encoding ornithine cyclodeaminase family protein, producing the protein MTTVWMRYLSGADIEALGITDAEIVAAVEDVLADHGNDRVVFEPRTHLVPDNGGRGHFNVLRGSLTDKGVSGVKVVGDFVANYERGLPSEMALISLFDPETGMPRAIVDGTMITEARTGAMTAVGAKYLARRDAKVLGHVGARGTAWWNVVLLDSVFDFDEIRVTSRRPESREPFAQRLSEHLGKPVHVATSWEQTLDGADVLVEASRLTEPEPLLRKEFLRPGSFLVPYGTISALALDLLDDVDKIVVDNWRESQSGNPRFGALRPHLNAGLLTENRIHAEIGQIVAGHRPGRENDKERTLFWHRGLSTTDLAVADMILHRAEANDVGTMLPYR; encoded by the coding sequence GTGACGACCGTCTGGATGCGCTACCTGTCCGGCGCCGACATCGAGGCGCTGGGCATCACGGATGCCGAGATCGTGGCGGCGGTTGAGGACGTGCTGGCCGATCACGGCAACGATCGGGTGGTGTTCGAGCCGCGCACGCACCTGGTGCCGGACAACGGCGGCCGGGGTCATTTCAACGTGCTCCGCGGCAGCCTGACCGACAAGGGCGTCAGCGGGGTGAAGGTGGTGGGCGACTTCGTCGCCAACTACGAGCGGGGCCTGCCCAGCGAGATGGCGCTGATCAGCCTGTTCGACCCGGAGACGGGCATGCCGAGGGCGATCGTGGACGGCACGATGATCACGGAGGCGCGCACCGGGGCGATGACGGCGGTCGGGGCCAAGTACCTGGCCCGCCGGGACGCCAAGGTGCTCGGCCACGTGGGAGCCCGCGGCACGGCCTGGTGGAACGTGGTGCTGCTGGACTCGGTGTTCGACTTCGACGAGATCAGGGTGACCAGCCGCCGCCCGGAGTCCAGGGAGCCGTTCGCGCAGCGCCTGAGCGAGCATCTCGGCAAGCCGGTGCACGTCGCGACGAGCTGGGAGCAGACCCTCGACGGGGCGGACGTGCTGGTCGAGGCTTCCCGGTTGACGGAGCCGGAACCGTTGCTGCGCAAGGAGTTCCTCCGGCCGGGAAGTTTCCTCGTGCCGTACGGGACGATCAGCGCACTGGCCCTCGACCTGCTCGACGACGTGGACAAGATCGTCGTGGACAACTGGCGCGAGTCGCAGTCGGGCAACCCGAGGTTCGGGGCGCTGCGGCCGCACCTGAACGCGGGGCTGCTCACGGAGAACCGGATCCACGCCGAGATCGGCCAGATCGTCGCCGGCCACCGGCCCGGCCGCGAGAACGACAAGGAGCGCACCCTGTTCTGGCATCGTGGACTGTCCACAACGGACCTCGCGGTGGCCGACATGATCCTGCACCGGGCCGAGGCGAACGATGTCGGCACGATGCTGCCGTACCGGTGA